In Myotis daubentonii chromosome 10, mMyoDau2.1, whole genome shotgun sequence, one genomic interval encodes:
- the LOC132242940 gene encoding large ribosomal subunit protein eL31-like yields MAPAKKGGEKKEDHSAINEVVTREYTINIHKRIHGVGFKKRAPQALKEIQKFALKEMGTPDVGIDTRLNKAVWAKGIRNVRYHICVWLSRKHHEDEESPTKLYRLVTFVPVPTFKNLQTVNVHQN; encoded by the coding sequence ATGGCTCCCGCAAAGAAGGGTGGTGAGAAGAAGGAGGACCATTCTGCCATCAATGAGGTAGTGACCAGAGAATACACAATCAACATTCACAAGCGCATCCATGGAGTGGGTTTCAAGAAGCGTGCCCCTCAGGCACTCAAGGAGATCCAGAAATTTGCCCTGAAGGAGATGGGAACTCCAGATGTAGGCATTGACACCAGGCTGAACAAAGCTGTCTGGGCCAAAGGAATAAGGAATGTCCGATACCATATCTGCGTATGGTTGTCCAGAAAACATCATGAGGATGAAGAGTCGCCAACCAAGCTCTATAGGTTGGTCACCTTTGTACCTGTCCCCACTTTCAAAAATCTACAAACAGTTAATGTGCATCAGAACTAA